A window from Aeromonas rivipollensis encodes these proteins:
- the fliS gene encoding flagellar export chaperone FliS has protein sequence MYKRNIKAYTAGNLAADLATADPHRVIQLMMQGCLERLAQAKGAIERQDMEAKSVAISKAQGLLHGLQDALDMSQGAMAEDLYGLYAYMDERIWDASLARDIAPLDEVMGLMLTIKSGWDQLPEAEKQQGFQMRQQLGEL, from the coding sequence ATGTACAAGCGCAATATCAAAGCCTATACAGCAGGCAACCTCGCCGCCGATCTGGCCACGGCGGATCCTCACCGTGTCATTCAATTGATGATGCAGGGGTGCCTGGAACGCCTGGCACAAGCCAAGGGCGCCATCGAACGCCAGGACATGGAGGCCAAATCGGTTGCCATCTCCAAGGCGCAGGGATTACTGCATGGTTTGCAGGATGCGCTGGATATGAGTCAGGGCGCCATGGCAGAAGACCTGTATGGGCTTTACGCCTATATGGATGAACGTATCTGGGATGCCAGTCTGGCACGGGACATCGCCCCCCTCGACGAGGTCATGGGACTGATGCTGACCATCAAATCCGGTTGGGATCAATTGCCCGAGGCTGAAAAACAGCAAGGTTTTCAGATGAGACAGCAGCTGGGTGAGCTGTGA